A region of Paraburkholderia largidicola DNA encodes the following proteins:
- a CDS encoding DEAD/DEAH box helicase: MSDTATTPTNATFDQFGLHADILKAIAEQGYTTPTPIQAEAIPVVLGGRDVMGAAQTGTGKTAGFSLPIIQRLLPLASTSASPARHPVRALILTPTRELADQVAANVQAYAKHTSLRSAVVFGGVDMNPQSAELRRGVEILIATPGRLLDHVQQKTANLGQVQILVLDEADRMLDMGFLPDLQRILNLLPAERQTLLFSATFSPEIKKLAATYLRNPQTIEVARSNSTATNVTQIVYEVAEGDKTGAVVKLIRDRGLKQVIVFCNSKIGASRLARQLERDGVVATAIHGDRTQSERMQALDAFKRGEIEALVATDVAARGLDIAELPAVINFDLPFNAEDYVHRIGRTGRAGASGDALSLFSPNERKQLADIEKLIKRPLDVQRLTVDTPVRHHHDERGARRERDDRGGSRRRTTGAHERPHGTHHRQQPVDDFFLKPYEPSPSAVSAAAKRDEAPSAPQKPASKQPLAALLGGFGMPRKTTTSN; encoded by the coding sequence ATGTCCGACACAGCAACCACGCCTACCAACGCGACCTTCGACCAGTTCGGCCTTCATGCCGACATTCTCAAAGCCATCGCGGAACAGGGCTACACGACGCCGACGCCGATCCAGGCCGAGGCGATCCCTGTCGTATTGGGCGGCCGGGACGTGATGGGCGCCGCGCAAACGGGGACGGGCAAGACGGCGGGCTTTTCGCTGCCTATCATCCAGCGTCTGCTGCCGCTCGCGAGCACGAGCGCCTCGCCGGCCCGCCATCCCGTCCGTGCGCTGATCCTCACGCCGACACGCGAACTCGCCGACCAGGTCGCCGCGAACGTGCAGGCATACGCCAAGCACACGTCGCTGCGTAGCGCCGTCGTGTTCGGCGGCGTCGACATGAATCCGCAATCGGCGGAACTGCGGCGCGGCGTCGAAATCCTGATCGCGACGCCGGGACGCCTGCTCGACCACGTGCAGCAGAAGACGGCCAACCTCGGCCAGGTCCAGATTCTCGTGCTCGACGAAGCCGACCGGATGCTCGACATGGGCTTCCTGCCCGACTTGCAGCGCATCCTGAACCTGCTGCCCGCCGAGCGCCAGACGCTGCTGTTCTCGGCAACGTTCTCGCCCGAAATCAAGAAGCTTGCGGCCACGTACCTGCGCAATCCGCAGACGATCGAAGTGGCGCGCAGCAATTCGACGGCAACGAATGTCACGCAGATCGTCTACGAGGTTGCCGAGGGCGACAAGACGGGCGCCGTCGTCAAACTGATCCGCGATCGCGGCCTCAAGCAGGTGATCGTGTTCTGTAACAGCAAGATCGGCGCGAGCCGTCTTGCGCGTCAGCTGGAACGCGACGGCGTGGTCGCCACGGCGATTCACGGCGACCGAACGCAGAGCGAACGGATGCAGGCGCTCGACGCGTTCAAGCGCGGCGAGATCGAGGCGCTGGTCGCAACGGACGTGGCGGCGCGCGGTCTCGACATTGCCGAACTGCCGGCCGTGATCAACTTCGATCTGCCGTTCAATGCGGAAGACTACGTGCACCGGATCGGCCGGACGGGCCGCGCGGGCGCATCGGGCGATGCGCTGTCGCTGTTCAGCCCGAACGAGCGCAAGCAGCTTGCCGACATCGAGAAGCTGATCAAGCGGCCGCTCGACGTGCAGCGTCTGACCGTCGATACCCCCGTGCGTCATCATCACGACGAGCGTGGTGCGCGGCGCGAACGCGACGATCGCGGTGGCAGCCGCCGCCGCACGACGGGCGCGCATGAGCGTCCGCACGGGACGCACCATCGTCAGCAACCTGTCGACGATTTCTTCCTGAAGCCGTATGAGCCGTCGCCTTCGGCGGTGTCGGCTGCGGCGAAGCGCGACGAAGCGCCCAGCGCGCCGCAGAAGCCTGCTTCGAAGCAGCCGCTCGCCGCGCTGCTGGGTGGCTTCGGCATGCCGCGCAAGACGACGACTTCGAACTGA